A genomic window from Thunnus maccoyii chromosome 2, fThuMac1.1, whole genome shotgun sequence includes:
- the LOC121887917 gene encoding GRB2-related adapter protein-like — protein sequence MEAVALFSFTASEADEISFHKGDVIKVTEMEDDSCWFTAEIQGKRGFVPENYISLLPHPWFAGPVSRLEAEQRLRWQDTGVFLVRESESAPGEFSVSVSYGDRVEHFRVLEGGGQYCIWDESFCSLNRLVDFYRTHSIAVEKVVCLRDPPTDTSPRLLSHSGRNPYPNPYISSSQESLRSTRLCSHPSHPSHPPRESSPRLQEPVSGKPRLAHALCDYTPAQTAHLHFLRGDIIDLLDCSGSLSWRGRCHGRVGVFPPDYVQPLYH from the exons aTGGAAGCGGTGGcacttttctctttcacagcATCAGAAGCGGACGAGATCAGCTTTCACAAAGGGGACGTTATCAAG GTGACAGAAATGGAGGATGATTCTTGCTGGTTCACAGCAGAGATCCAGGGGAAGCGTGGCTTCGTGCCAGAGAACTACATTTCCCTCCTTCCTCATCc GTGGTTTGCAGGACCGGTGTCGAGACTTGAGGCTGAGCAGCGTCTGCGCTGGCAGGACACCGGAGTGTTCCTGGTCAGGGAAAGCGAGTCAGCTCCAGGAGAGTTTTCTGTCTCCGTTAG CTATGGTGACCGGGTGGAACATTTCCGAGTTCTCGAGGGTGGCGGTCAGTACTGCATCTGGGACGAGTCCTTCTGCTCCCTCAACCGGTTGGTGGATTTCTACAGGACTCACAGCATCGCCGTGGAGAAAGTGGTCTGCCTCAGAGACCCTCCAACAGACACGTCCCCTCGCCTGCTGTCCCACTCTGGACGTAACCCTTATCCCAACCCCTACATAAGCAGCTCTCAGGAGTCTCTCCGCTCAACCCGCCTCTGCTCTCACCCCTCTCACCCCTCTCACCCGCCGAGAGAGTCCTCCCCACGTCTGCAGGAACCAGTTTCGGGG AAACCTCGCCTGGCTCACGCCCTCTGTGACTACACCCCAGCTCAAACCGCCCACCTCCACTTCCTGCGTGGTGACATCATCGACCTGCTGGACTGCTCCGGTTCGCTGAGCTGGAGAGGGCGCTGTCATGGACGAGTCGGAGTCTTTCCGCCAGACTACGTCCAACCGCTGTACCACTGA